The sequence TCGGCGCGTTCGCTCCGCGCGGCGAGCTTCGCGCGGGCGGCGCGTGGCCCCGCATCACTCCTGAGACCCTGCATGGGGCGGGGGCGCGCGGCGGCTCGCGCGAGGAGCCATGACCACCCGGCGTCGCTCCGTCTCCACACTCCGCGTACGATACGCGGAAACCGACCAGATGGGGGTCGTGTACCATGCGCACTACCTCGTCTGGTGCGAGATCGGGCGCACGGACTTCCTGCGCGCCCTCGGACGGACCTACGCGGAGCTCGAGCGGGACGGCGTCTTCCTCGCCGTCACCGAGGCGCACGTCCGTTACCTCGCATCCGCTCACTACGACGAGGAGATCCGCATCGAGACCTGGATCGAGCGGGTCCAATCGCGGGCGGTGACGTTCGGCTACGAGATCAGCCGCGTCTCGCCCGCGCCGGAGACCCGGCTCGCGGTCGCGACGACGACGCTCGTCGCCCTGGATTCGCAAGGCGCGCCCGTGAGGCTGCCGCCGGACGTGCTCCAGGCCTTGCGTGATGCCTCGACGCCCGCTCCGTGACCGCACGCCCGCTGTCCTGCTCCTCCTCGGCACGTGGGTGGCGTGCGCCACCGCGCCGCCGCCACCGCCCGCGCCTGCGCCTGCGCCTGCTCCGCGCCTCACGGATGCCGACATCGATGCCCTCGCCGATCTGCTCCGCCTGGAGGACCGCCGCGAGTACGACGGGGCGGCGTTGCGCGCCGGCCTTCAGCACCCCAACCCCCACGTCCGCCGCCGCGCGGCGCTGGCCGTCGGCCGCATCGGCGACCGACGCGGCACCCCGCTCCTGCTGGACGCCCTGACGGATACCAGCGCCCTCGTGCGCGCCGATGCCGCCTTCGCCCTGGGCCTGTTGCGGGACTCGTCTGCGGTCGTCGTGCATGCCCTGGCGGCGTTGGCGCGGAGCGGCGGCGAACCGCCAACGACCGCCATCGCGGAGGGCGGCGGCACGCCGGGCGAGTCGGCACCCCCGGCGCCAGGGAGGGCGGGCAGCCGTCCGGCGAGCGACCCGGCCGCCGATTCGGCCGTCGCCGCAGCCGTGGAAGCCGTCGGTGCGCTGGGCAAGCTGGGTTCGGCGCATGCGCGCGATGAAGTCTATGCACTGCTGCGCTCGGCCCTCGCGGCGGAAAGGCCCGACGCGGGGGCGCCGCCGGCTCCCGTGGTCGCCGAAGCGTTGCTTGCCGTCTGGCGACTCCCGCGCGCGCCGGATCTCGCCTCGCTGGTCCAGCCGTTCACGTCGTCCTCCGTGGACCACGAGCTACGCTGGCGCGCCGTCTACGCCCTCGCGCGGGCAGGAGACCCTCGAGGCGTGGACGCGCTCCTCGCCGCGCTCCACGATCCGGATCCGCTCGTCCGCTCCCTCGCCGCCCGCGGCCTCCGTGCGCCGGTCGTGGACTCCGCCGGTCGCCGCGACCCGGCGCGCGACGCGCTCCTCCTCGCCCTCAATGACCAGCACCCCCACGTCCGCATCGACGCGCTGCGCGCCCTCGCCACGTTCGGCGACGAGACGCTCGTACGCGCCGTCGCACAGCGCCTGGCCGACGGGGACACGAACGTCGTCGTCGCCGCGGTCGAAACCCTGGGCGCGCTGGGTGGGGCGTACGCCGCGGCGCTGGTGGAGCCCCTTGCGCTCGACGGCGCCGTGCGCCTGTCCCTGCGCGCCGCCGCGCTCGCCGCGCTGGTCCGGGTCCACTCAGCCCGCGGCGCGTCCGCCGCCGAGACGTTCGCGGCGTCGGGTGACTGGCTGGCCCGGCTTTACGCGGCGCGCGCCCTCGGCGCCGGGCGCTGGGCGCACGTCGGAGCACTGCTGCGCCGCCTCGCCGCGGACCCGGACCCCCGCGTGCAGGCCGCCGCCCTCGTCAG is a genomic window of bacterium containing:
- a CDS encoding acyl-CoA thioesterase, with product MTTRRRSVSTLRVRYAETDQMGVVYHAHYLVWCEIGRTDFLRALGRTYAELERDGVFLAVTEAHVRYLASAHYDEEIRIETWIERVQSRAVTFGYEISRVSPAPETRLAVATTTLVALDSQGAPVRLPPDVLQALRDASTPAP